In a genomic window of Thiosocius teredinicola:
- a CDS encoding NHL repeat-containing protein → MNFPLYAWLVPVALWAMASASSAVAAGDWQFDFELASSTSLDNPHDIKLSPDRKHLFVSDVGNDRVVVLDATTLEFVEAFGEQELDGTHDVDFDDQGRLYVADTHNGRVAIYTLQGTRGTLSGELTGRMSGPEGVLVHPNGNVYVAGAWSHNVVAYRESQIVHELGGLSAPHDLELAGDGRLWLADAGNDRLLLLSEELEIVAEVRGEPFDFDGVRYLDVLDDGTVIAADKYTHSIKVIDAQRRLVATLGSGKPELGDGVFRTPEGVETDGDIVWFADSGNNRIVRYRYRRPD, encoded by the coding sequence ATGAACTTTCCACTGTACGCATGGTTGGTGCCGGTCGCATTGTGGGCGATGGCGAGTGCCTCGTCGGCTGTCGCGGCCGGCGACTGGCAGTTCGACTTCGAACTGGCCAGCAGCACGTCACTCGATAATCCTCACGACATCAAACTCTCGCCCGACAGGAAACACCTGTTTGTTTCTGACGTCGGCAATGACCGGGTGGTTGTGCTGGATGCAACAACGCTTGAGTTCGTCGAGGCCTTCGGTGAGCAGGAACTCGACGGTACCCATGATGTGGATTTTGACGACCAAGGGCGGTTGTACGTCGCCGATACACACAACGGTCGTGTCGCCATCTACACCCTGCAGGGCACCCGTGGCACGCTGAGCGGTGAACTTACGGGCCGTATGTCGGGCCCCGAGGGTGTGCTGGTGCATCCCAACGGCAACGTCTATGTCGCCGGCGCCTGGTCACACAATGTGGTCGCCTACCGAGAGAGTCAGATCGTTCACGAGCTGGGCGGTCTGTCGGCACCGCACGATCTTGAGCTCGCCGGTGACGGGCGTTTGTGGCTGGCAGATGCCGGCAACGATCGCCTGCTGCTGTTGAGTGAGGAACTCGAGATCGTCGCCGAGGTAAGGGGCGAGCCTTTCGATTTCGATGGCGTCCGCTATCTGGATGTGCTCGACGACGGTACGGTGATCGCTGCCGACAAATACACGCATTCGATCAAGGTCATCGATGCGCAACGCCGTCTCGTGGCGACTCTGGGCAGTGGAAAACCGGAACTGGGTGACGGCGTGTTCAGAACCCCGGAAGGGGTGGAAACCGACGGCGACATTGTCTGGTTTGCTGATTCGGGCAACAACAGGATTGTCAGGTACCGTTATCGCCGTCCGGATTGA
- a CDS encoding transglycosylase SLT domain-containing protein, which translates to MAAPAFAAKSTGAKQLTDKALRYLHGEGVKRNPDRALMYLCNAARKGYGPAAHELGWLYFEGRGVSRSDQLAAAWLREAKRLGEKPPARTMASLSKVKRVKPVCRDANGANIELANVPRAELVEAIYELAPEYDLDPALVLEVVRMESNFNPRARSHKGALGLMQLIPETAARFGVEDPFEPTQNLRGGMAYLRWLLDRFDGDVRLSLAGYNAGEAAVDRYGDVPPYAETQAYVTRILERYTKQRVVNAMI; encoded by the coding sequence TTGGCTGCTCCTGCGTTCGCTGCCAAATCCACCGGCGCCAAGCAACTTACCGATAAAGCCCTGCGTTATCTGCATGGCGAGGGCGTAAAGCGCAATCCTGATCGGGCACTGATGTATCTGTGCAATGCGGCGCGCAAGGGTTACGGCCCGGCGGCCCACGAACTCGGATGGCTGTATTTCGAAGGTCGTGGCGTATCGCGCAGCGATCAATTGGCGGCGGCCTGGTTGCGCGAAGCCAAACGCCTGGGTGAAAAACCGCCGGCGCGCACCATGGCCAGCCTGTCGAAGGTCAAGCGCGTCAAGCCGGTTTGCCGTGATGCCAACGGCGCGAACATCGAGCTCGCCAATGTGCCGCGCGCCGAGTTGGTAGAGGCGATCTATGAACTGGCGCCCGAATACGATCTTGACCCGGCGCTGGTGCTCGAAGTGGTGCGCATGGAGTCGAACTTCAATCCGCGCGCCCGATCGCACAAAGGCGCGCTCGGGCTGATGCAGTTGATTCCGGAAACGGCGGCACGCTTCGGTGTCGAAGATCCCTTTGAGCCGACCCAGAACCTGCGCGGCGGCATGGCCTACCTGCGCTGGCTGCTGGATCGTTTCGACGGCGACGTGCGCCTCTCGCTGGCGGGCTACAACGCCGGCGAAGCTGCTGTCGACCGTTATGGCGATGTGCCACCGTACGCCGAGACGCAGGCCTACGTAACGCGCATCCTCGAGCGTTACACCAAGCAGCGTGTCGTCAACGCGATGATCTGA
- a CDS encoding lipase maturation factor family protein, with the protein MARLLPWLLDTDERYRVTSRLFIRVLALIYFAAFFAIAFDIRGLVGEQGILPAGDHLAYLQSGAADIAWLRFPTLFWLNHSDTSLVTAAYAGCGFAVLLFFGWRPLLSSIVLFVLYLSLFQVGQIFFNFQWEYLLLESGFLAIFLLALGPSRLLVFLFHWLLFRLRFLSGLSKLLSGDPAWQSLTTLNHYFETQPLPHIGSWYAHQLPDWLLKTGTGFTLFVELVVPFFIFLPRPFRVFAALATIMIQVLIILTSNHNFINLLTIALCLFLLDDRILARLPLLGRADQVNRPSRPIGKVLLAVVAGALITAGSYSAYEFITDRRAETAWNAPVNWVRGWGLGNVYHVFPNMQTERQELVIEGSDDGRHWRAYRFKFKPNSPDESPPFIVPWHPRLDWMMWFVPPQNPAMRRWFEQFMWRLHANSPDVTALLAHNPFPDHGPRYLRVMAYRFRFTSVEERERTGKIWHTTLLGEFPNVPPRVP; encoded by the coding sequence ATGGCCCGTTTGCTGCCCTGGTTGCTGGATACCGACGAACGATACCGAGTAACGTCACGCCTGTTCATCCGCGTACTGGCGCTGATCTATTTCGCAGCCTTTTTCGCGATAGCCTTCGACATCCGCGGGCTGGTCGGAGAACAGGGCATCCTGCCCGCCGGCGACCACCTGGCGTACCTGCAAAGCGGCGCCGCTGACATTGCCTGGCTGCGCTTTCCGACGCTGTTCTGGCTGAATCACAGCGACACCAGCCTGGTGACGGCGGCCTACGCGGGCTGCGGCTTCGCCGTCTTGCTGTTCTTCGGCTGGCGCCCGTTGCTGTCGAGCATCGTGCTGTTCGTGCTTTACCTGTCGCTGTTCCAGGTCGGACAGATCTTCTTCAACTTTCAGTGGGAGTACCTGCTACTCGAAAGCGGTTTTCTGGCGATCTTTCTGCTCGCGCTCGGTCCGAGCCGATTGCTGGTGTTTCTGTTTCACTGGTTGTTGTTTCGACTGCGTTTCCTGTCGGGCCTGTCGAAGTTGCTCAGCGGTGACCCCGCATGGCAATCGCTGACGACCCTCAACCACTACTTCGAGACCCAGCCCCTGCCCCATATCGGCAGCTGGTACGCCCACCAACTACCGGATTGGCTGCTCAAGACCGGCACCGGCTTCACGCTGTTCGTCGAACTGGTCGTGCCGTTCTTCATTTTCCTGCCACGCCCGTTTCGTGTGTTCGCCGCGCTCGCGACGATCATGATCCAGGTGCTGATCATCCTGACCAGCAACCACAACTTCATCAATCTGCTGACTATCGCCCTGTGCCTGTTCCTGCTCGACGATCGCATTCTCGCCAGGTTGCCACTCCTCGGTCGCGCAGATCAGGTCAACCGACCATCACGTCCCATCGGCAAGGTGTTGCTGGCCGTTGTTGCCGGCGCGCTGATTACAGCAGGCAGCTATTCGGCTTATGAATTCATTACCGACCGGCGCGCCGAGACCGCGTGGAATGCGCCGGTGAACTGGGTGCGTGGTTGGGGTCTGGGCAACGTCTACCACGTGTTCCCCAACATGCAGACCGAGCGTCAGGAGCTGGTTATCGAGGGCAGCGACGACGGCAGACACTGGCGGGCCTATCGTTTCAAGTTCAAACCCAACAGCCCGGATGAAAGCCCGCCATTCATCGTGCCGTGGCATCCACGACTGGATTGGATGATGTGGTTCGTGCCGCCGCAGAACCCGGCCATGCGGCGCTGGTTCGAGCAATTCATGTGGCGGCTACACGCCAACTCGCCCGATGTCACCGCGTTGCTGGCGCACAACCCGTTTCCCGATCATGGACCGCGCTACCTGCGCGTAATGGCTTATCGCTTTCGTTTCACTTCGGTCGAAGAACGCGAACGCACCGGCAAGATATGGCACACAACGTTGCTCGGCGAGTTTCCCAACGTGCCACCGCGCGTGCCTTGA
- the nfsA gene encoding oxygen-insensitive NADPH nitroreductase, translating to MSPTPTQTLQLGHTSVRRYLDKPLDPGQLEQLIRCGQAAATSSFIQAYSVIRVTRPEARAAIAAAAGGQAWIEQAAEFLVYCADLRRLNSACIKAGKGELEGYSEHGLAAVVDVALMAQNVLLAAESMGLGGVFIGGIRNDPQVVVDQLGLPERVAPVFGMCLGWPDQQNEVKPRMPVDLVLHQDVYRDPSDDELAAYDRQMADYYAGRGSNVKLSDWTSAVATAMQGKKREHMLEFLRGRGFFQR from the coding sequence ATGTCGCCAACACCCACGCAAACCCTCCAGCTCGGCCACACGTCAGTTCGTCGCTATCTCGACAAGCCGCTTGATCCGGGACAGCTCGAACAACTGATCCGTTGTGGCCAGGCCGCAGCCACGTCGAGTTTCATTCAGGCCTATTCGGTGATCCGCGTGACTCGGCCGGAAGCCAGGGCGGCGATTGCCGCGGCGGCGGGCGGGCAGGCCTGGATCGAACAGGCGGCTGAGTTTCTGGTGTATTGCGCGGATCTGCGTCGCCTGAATTCGGCCTGTATAAAGGCCGGCAAGGGCGAGTTGGAGGGCTATAGCGAGCATGGCCTGGCGGCGGTCGTGGATGTCGCACTGATGGCGCAGAACGTGTTGCTGGCCGCCGAGTCGATGGGCCTGGGTGGGGTATTCATCGGCGGGATTCGCAACGATCCGCAGGTGGTTGTCGACCAGTTGGGCCTGCCTGAGCGCGTCGCGCCGGTGTTCGGCATGTGTCTGGGTTGGCCCGATCAACAAAACGAGGTCAAGCCGCGTATGCCGGTCGACCTGGTGCTGCACCAGGACGTGTACCGCGACCCGAGCGACGACGAGCTCGCCGCCTACGACAGGCAAATGGCCGACTATTACGCGGGGCGTGGCAGCAACGTGAAACTCAGCGACTGGACCTCCGCCGTGGCAACCGCCATGCAAGGCAAGAAGCGCGAACACATGCTCGAATTTCTCCGTGGCCGGGGCTTTTTCCAGCGCTGA
- a CDS encoding TRAP transporter permease, which produces MTNESTPPESGSLHAGLREQVWVQRMVYWLGAGIAVLHLVMNFTTLFSVQWQSALHFVGLGTLAMLLYPPVRGQRMARSTVVLWLDIALAIVFMAAAVWIVAAEDAIYARGVNMTAFEQGLAVMTIVAAIELTRRTTGWVIPILIVVALTYVVDWGARLDGIFRFAGLSTETLLFRSIYGDDALFGSISQISVSFVFMFILFGAFLLSSGAGDFVIAMARAVAGKVVGGPGLVAVVSSGLTGTISGSSIANTVSTGVITIPLMKRAGFPARFAAGVESAASTGGQLMPPIMGAGAFVMASYTQIPYTHIVVVSFLPALLYFLSVAFFVRLEAKRLGFKTTDDDEGQNFATVMKEGGIVFVLPISVLIAMLVSGFTPTYAAGIAILTVIASSWLTPRKMKLGDIFDALALGSRNMITTGLLLVAVGLVVNVIAMTGVGNTLSLMIQQWAGGNLIIALTLVALASLVLGMGLPVTAAYIVLATLSAPALNNLIADAQLVSAIASGQALPEAVGAMIMLAAPDKVGMLGQAMSIDDARSILDALRAVDPSLVTGLYDQMLDPALILGILLSAHMIIFWLSQDSNVTPPVCLTAFAAAAIAGTPQIRTGFTAWKLAKGLYIMPILFAYTPFLYGEWAVAIEIFLFTLVGLYAFAAAFQGHLERDHGLFMRLVLGAVALCLLWPGEPLLHWIGLAVFIALFVWDRMLSKRSTSA; this is translated from the coding sequence ATGACTAACGAATCGACGCCCCCGGAGTCGGGTTCGTTGCATGCGGGTCTGCGTGAGCAGGTCTGGGTGCAACGCATGGTGTATTGGCTGGGTGCAGGCATCGCCGTGTTGCACTTGGTGATGAACTTCACCACGCTGTTTTCGGTGCAGTGGCAGAGTGCACTGCACTTCGTGGGACTGGGAACGCTCGCGATGCTGCTGTATCCGCCCGTTCGCGGACAGCGCATGGCGCGCTCAACGGTTGTGCTGTGGCTCGATATCGCGCTGGCGATCGTGTTCATGGCGGCGGCCGTTTGGATCGTGGCGGCTGAGGACGCGATCTATGCGCGCGGGGTCAACATGACCGCGTTCGAGCAGGGGCTCGCCGTGATGACGATTGTTGCCGCGATCGAGCTGACTCGCCGCACCACCGGATGGGTGATACCGATCCTGATTGTTGTCGCGCTCACCTACGTGGTGGATTGGGGGGCACGTCTCGACGGCATCTTTCGCTTTGCCGGTCTGAGCACCGAAACGCTGCTGTTTCGCAGTATTTATGGCGACGACGCGCTGTTCGGCAGCATCTCGCAGATCTCGGTGTCGTTTGTTTTTATGTTCATTCTGTTCGGCGCCTTCCTGTTGAGTTCGGGGGCGGGCGATTTTGTGATCGCGATGGCCAGGGCGGTTGCCGGCAAGGTGGTCGGCGGGCCGGGGTTGGTGGCGGTCGTGTCGTCCGGTCTTACCGGGACCATCTCCGGATCGTCGATCGCCAATACGGTATCGACCGGCGTGATCACGATTCCGCTGATGAAACGCGCGGGTTTTCCGGCGCGCTTCGCCGCAGGTGTCGAATCGGCAGCGAGTACCGGCGGACAATTGATGCCGCCGATCATGGGCGCGGGCGCGTTCGTCATGGCGAGTTATACCCAGATCCCGTACACGCATATCGTGGTGGTGTCGTTCTTGCCGGCGTTGTTGTATTTCCTGTCGGTCGCCTTCTTCGTCAGGCTGGAGGCCAAACGCCTCGGGTTCAAGACAACCGACGATGATGAGGGCCAGAACTTCGCGACCGTGATGAAAGAGGGCGGCATCGTGTTCGTGCTGCCGATCAGCGTGCTGATCGCGATGCTGGTATCGGGGTTCACCCCGACCTATGCCGCAGGGATCGCGATATTGACGGTCATCGCGTCGAGCTGGCTGACGCCACGCAAGATGAAGCTTGGCGACATCTTCGACGCGTTGGCGCTGGGCAGTCGCAACATGATAACGACCGGCCTGCTACTGGTCGCCGTCGGTCTGGTGGTCAACGTGATTGCCATGACCGGTGTCGGCAATACGCTGTCGCTGATGATTCAACAATGGGCCGGTGGCAACTTGATTATCGCGTTGACCCTGGTGGCGTTGGCCTCGCTGGTGCTCGGCATGGGGTTACCGGTGACCGCGGCCTATATCGTACTCGCGACCCTGTCGGCGCCTGCGTTGAATAACCTGATCGCCGACGCACAACTGGTCAGCGCCATTGCGTCGGGTCAGGCGTTGCCCGAAGCAGTGGGTGCGATGATCATGTTGGCAGCACCCGACAAGGTCGGCATGCTGGGGCAGGCTATGTCGATTGACGATGCGCGTAGCATTCTCGACGCCTTGCGCGCCGTCGATCCCTCCCTTGTCACCGGCCTTTACGACCAGATGCTCGATCCGGCACTGATCCTGGGCATACTGCTGTCGGCCCACATGATCATTTTCTGGTTGAGCCAGGACAGCAACGTCACACCACCGGTTTGCCTGACCGCCTTCGCCGCCGCGGCAATCGCCGGCACACCGCAGATCCGCACCGGATTCACCGCCTGGAAGCTGGCTAAGGGGTTGTACATCATGCCGATCCTGTTCGCATACACGCCGTTTCTCTACGGTGAGTGGGCAGTAGCGATCGAGATTTTCCTGTTTACTCTGGTCGGCCTGTATGCCTTCGCAGCGGCGTTTCAGGGACACCTTGAACGCGATCATGGCTTGTTCATGCGCCTGGTGCTGGGTGCAGTGGCTTTGTGCCTGCTGTGGCCGGGCGAACCCCTGCTGCATTGGATCGGCCTTGCAGTGTTCATTGCGCTGTTCGTCTGGGACCGTATGCTGTCCAAACGTTCCACTTCTGCATGA